From a region of the uncultured Draconibacterium sp. genome:
- a CDS encoding sugar phosphate nucleotidyltransferase, with amino-acid sequence MKPTLLILAAGMGSRFGGLKQVEPVGPNGEAIIDYTIFDAIRAGFGKVVFVIRESFADAFKEKFEAKLNGKIDVEYVFQELDNLPVGFTLPEGREKPWGTAHAILVAKDVINEPFCAINADDFYGEGAYQIMADFLNNSVQEQTFSMIGYQLKNTLSEHGSVSRGMCTVNENDNLVKIVETHNIFKKDAAAVTIAEDGSETALTGNERVSMNFWGFHPSIFKTLESKFVQFLKTEIDKPKSEMYIPSVVFEMIGDNEVEVKVLKANSPWFGVTYKEDKPIVVNKINTLINEGVYPEKLWK; translated from the coding sequence ATGAAACCAACCTTACTCATACTGGCTGCCGGAATGGGAAGTCGTTTTGGAGGCCTTAAACAAGTTGAACCTGTTGGCCCGAACGGAGAAGCAATTATCGATTACACCATTTTCGACGCTATTCGTGCCGGTTTTGGCAAAGTAGTTTTTGTTATTCGCGAAAGTTTTGCCGATGCGTTTAAAGAAAAGTTTGAAGCCAAATTAAATGGCAAAATCGATGTAGAATATGTTTTTCAGGAGTTAGACAACCTGCCTGTAGGTTTTACACTGCCCGAAGGACGCGAAAAACCATGGGGAACAGCACATGCAATTCTGGTTGCCAAAGATGTGATTAACGAGCCTTTTTGTGCAATAAACGCCGACGACTTTTATGGAGAAGGAGCTTACCAGATCATGGCCGACTTCCTGAACAATTCGGTGCAGGAACAAACTTTTTCGATGATCGGTTACCAACTTAAAAACACCTTGTCGGAACACGGATCGGTTTCGCGGGGTATGTGCACCGTAAATGAAAACGACAACCTGGTAAAGATTGTTGAAACACACAACATATTTAAAAAAGATGCTGCTGCTGTTACCATTGCGGAAGATGGATCGGAAACTGCTTTAACAGGAAACGAAAGAGTATCGATGAACTTTTGGGGCTTTCATCCTTCAATTTTCAAAACACTGGAAAGCAAATTTGTACAATTCCTTAAAACCGAGATTGACAAACCAAAATCGGAAATGTACATTCCTTCAGTAGTGTTCGAAATGATCGGTGACAACGAGGTGGAAGTAAAAGTACTGAAAGCCAACTCGCCTTGGTTTGGCGTAACTTATAAAGAGGATAAACCGATTGTGGTAAACAAAATTAATACACTAATTAACGAAGGTGTATATCCGGAAAAACTCTGGAAATAA
- a CDS encoding gamma carbonic anhydrase family protein has protein sequence MAIIRELKDKTPKVGKDCFLAETATLIGDVEIGDNCSIWYSAVIRGDVHYIKIGNNTNVQDNATIHATYQKSPTNIGNNVTIAHGAIVHGCTIKDNVMIGMNAVILDNAIVESNSIIAAGSVVTKNTRVESGSVYAGVPARKVKDISPELLHGEVERIANAYHMYSSWYK, from the coding sequence ATGGCGATTATAAGAGAATTAAAAGATAAGACTCCTAAAGTAGGCAAAGACTGCTTTTTGGCGGAAACAGCAACACTTATTGGCGATGTGGAGATAGGTGACAATTGCAGTATTTGGTATAGTGCAGTAATTCGTGGCGATGTACATTACATTAAAATAGGTAACAATACCAACGTGCAGGACAATGCTACTATACACGCTACCTACCAAAAAAGCCCTACCAATATTGGCAACAACGTAACTATTGCGCACGGTGCCATCGTTCATGGCTGCACGATTAAAGACAATGTAATGATTGGCATGAACGCTGTTATACTTGACAATGCAATTGTTGAAAGCAATTCGATAATTGCTGCCGGATCAGTGGTTACTAAAAATACGCGCGTTGAATCGGGCAGTGTTTATGCCGGCGTTCCGGCCCGGAAAGTTAAAGATATCAGCCCGGAACTGTTACATGGCGAGGTGGAGCGAATTGCAAATGCCTACCACATGTATTCAAGCTGGTACAAATAA